The following are encoded in a window of Oncorhynchus mykiss isolate Arlee chromosome Y, USDA_OmykA_1.1, whole genome shotgun sequence genomic DNA:
- the npy8ar gene encoding neuropeptide Y receptor Y8a: MTNNSSSPGIWETTDWSESGQCPPSVCGATFLIVAYSTVIAVGLLGNVGLVFIIGRQKELRNVTNILIANLSCSDILMCVVCLPVTVIYTLMDRWVLGEALCKVTPFVQCVSVTVSIFSLVLIALERHQLILHPTGWSPAAGHSYLAVGLTWLVACLISLPFLSYNILTDDPFQNLTLPANPFRDHVICMEKWPTDRHRLAYTTFLLLFQYCVPLLLVLLCYLRIFLRLRRRRDMVERIRNARGAQRINAMLAAIVAAFALCWLPLNVFNTIFDWHHQALPACQHDALFSACHLTAMASTCVNPVVYGFLNSNFQKELKVQLQRCHCGLGAPESYENFPLSTVGSEGITKMSTLNRAGSMSTALPPRAEPSVSIRS; encoded by the exons ATGACCAACAACAGCAGCTCCCCTGGCATCTGGGAGACCACTGATTGGTCCGAGTCAGGCCAGTGCCCTCCCTCGGTGTGCGGGGCCACATTCCTTATTGTGGCCTACAGCACGGTGATCGCGGTGGGGTTACTAGGCAACGTGGGCCTGGTGTTCATCATTGGGCGGCAGAAGGAACTGCGTAACGTCACCAACATTCTGATCGCCAACCTGTCCTGCTCGGACATCctgatgtgtgtggtgtgtctgccAGTCACTGTCATCTACACTCTGATGGACCGCTGGGTATTGGGGGAGGCACTCTGCAAG gtCACTCCGTTTGTACAGTGTGTGTCAGTGACGGTGTCGATATTCTCCCTGGTGTTGATTGCGTTGGAGCGCCATCAGTTGATCCTGCACCCTACTGGCTGGTCCCCAGCAGCAGGCCACTCCTATCTGGCCGTAGGTCTCACCTGGTTGGTCGCCTGCTTAATATCCCTCCCCTTCCTATCCTACAACATTCTGACTGACGATCCCTTCCAGAACCTCACACTGCCCGCCAACCCCTtcag agacCATGTGATCTGTATGGAGAAATGGCCGACAGATAGACACCGTCTGGCCTACACCACCTTCCTGCTGCTGTTCCAGTACTGCGTCCCCCTGCTATTGGTGCTGCTCTGCTACCTCCGCATTTTCCTACGCCTACGTCGACGCAG ggacatgGTGGAGCGGATCCGGAACGCCCGAGGAGCCCAGAGGATCAATGCTATGCTGGCGGCCATCGTAGCTGCCTTCGCCCTCTGCTGGCTGCCGCTCAACGTGTTCAACACGATATTCGACTGGCACCACCAGGCGCTGCCCGCCTGCCAGCACGATGCTTTGTTCTCTGCCTGCCACCTCACTGCAATGGCCTCCACCTGTGTCAACCCTGTG gtgtacgGCTTCCTGAACAGTAACTTTCAAAAGGAGTTGAAGGTTCAGCTGCAGCGCTGCCACTGTGGCTTGGGGGCGCCAGAGAGCTATGAGAATTTCCCGCTCTCTACCGTCGGCAGCGAGGGGATAACCAAGATGTCAACGCTGAACCGGGCAGGGTCAATGAGCACCGCGCTGCCTCCACGGGCCGAGCCCAGTGTTAGCATACGCAGCTAA